The genomic window actgcccactgacaagtccttgagaccagcagagtgacctccctctaggagctcagctgcctcaaggatgacactttgctgggggcaaaagagaaccttggcttaacattatcccaaccttgaGGATCCTGTAAGCCTACTTCCTTCATCTCAATTGCCCCAAGAtacatgctggcaatcatactccaaacTTATGTCCCTCCCCATGcatctaaagggtctcatgactgaagttttattaaacagtaataaatggtgtttccctagcaacagctagtccctcaaggtcctggaaaccttgcttccaaaattccttagaaacttaCTCTAtctctgaccccctcccaacctgagggtatataatgacttacctgtcacaaccccagtTCAGCTCTTCCTACctatgggtcctgtccccatgctttattACGATCACCTTTTTTGGCAggaaagatgtcttcaagaattctttgttgGTCGTTGGCTctggaccaccccaccatcaccccaaaacttcatcaatgaCTAAAACCATTAGGGCAACTGTACTTAACTCTGGCAGCACATCAGGGTCAAATAGATATGAATATAGACATATAATTTGCTTCTTAACCATCTTAGGGTAATAAGTTAGATATGAAACCCTTTACTCCCAAATACTTCAGcatgtatttcctaaaaacaaggacATCCTATAACTGCTGCacaattatcaaaatcaggaaattaacactgaCACAATATTATTGTCTAATCCACAGACCTTTTTGAAAATTTACCCACAGTcccacaaataaaaagaaaacaatttaaatgatttttcctaATCCAACATTCAACCCATAAATTGTGGAGtcaggtttttcctttttttcaagcCCTTAGCTGTTCTCTAGAGATGCatatgtaaatatgaaatatgatCTTGAatcttgaaatttgctttaaaatacttcaagaaaggaaaaaaaggaggtgaATGGGGCAAATACAAGAAAAACATAATGGTGGTAATTGTTGAAGCAGGTGATGGGTCCAAGATGGAGGTTCATTgtacctttctctctgcttttttctgtttgaaattttccatggtaaaatgaaaattagctaagtataaaaatatttgatacataAACCTGTtaggatgctgcccaattcatgaatcgtTTAATGAAAGTCTttcagatcttcaaatttacGAGGTTAAATTTTTTAACAAGTTTACCGCTAGAAAACAGTAAGAGTAAGGTCTTATTTGTTTCTGTGCAATAGTTATTAGTCCAGTTATGCAATAATTTTGCAAGTTATTACCTCAATTATAACTGTTAGCTCAGTTACGCTGTTCTAGGAGTTCATTTAATGATCTTGACAAACCTTTGAGGAAGATCCAGACttagtccccattttacagatacgcTAAGTAAGGCTCTGAGGTGCCATCACCCACTTAGGATGGATCTGAGAGACCCTGGGGGAGGAATTGCACTTGCCCTGGACGAGTATCTCcgaagaaacaaaccaaaaacacattCCGTTTTCCTCTCCACTTGGACCAGTAGAAATTCCAAGGAACAGAGAATGCTTTAAACATTTTGGTACGGGGCGGGATTGGAGCCTCTTCTCCGACCGTCTGTTGGACAAAGGCGAATCTGGCTGCCGGATTTGTTCGACTTCTCCCACACCCCGCCCGCCACCTCTGACCCCGGGACCAGCTGTCCCGCGGCGTGCCGAGGGCGTGGCCTGCAAttcccggggaggggagggccctgTGTGTCCTTGGGCTGAGAGGGGAGGTGACTCCGGCCGAAGAGGAGGACGCAAAATGAGGGCCCTGCGGGTGAGGGCCCCCAAGAGCTGGGCCGGGGACCCCAACCCGGAAGCCCTCGCCCCTATAACGAGACTCACTGAACATCCCGGAATCTGGGGCCTTGGAACGTGAGCCCCTTCAGATTTTGGGACTACCTCCTAAACAGTCTGGGaccctcaacccccccccccccttctaatCCAAGGGGTTCTGAGACAACCGGGAACCCCCAACATGGCCCAATGCCCCCGTTTGAGCTTCTTTCCTTCATCTAGGCTTCCTTTAACATCTCGGACCTAGGCCCTGGGAACTTAACaccgcttcccctccccctcacttctTAGGCAGTATGGAATCCCCACTAGGCACCCAGATCCAGGAGTGGATCATTCCTGGGACCTGGGCTCCTCCCATTAATCCAGGAAACCCTCGCCCCCAAAAACACCCCCGGACTTGGACACGCAGAACAAGTctcccatctgcccctctcccccctcttccaGGACCCTCTAAACAATCCGGAAACCTCTCAGTCAGACCCTCTAGGCGCGAGCCCTTTTTTCTGGGCTTTCTTGACGGgaccccttcctttcctcttgctGGCGGTTCGGATCTAGCTTTTGAGACTCTCGCAAGGAATAGAGCCGTCCCAGTGTCGGGCCTCTTGAAAGCCCGActcttcaccccaccccccaacagctGGACCCCTTCGGGGCGCCCTTTCAGGTGTTTCCAATACCCATCCACTCCCTCCCCTGCCAGGTCTCCCAAGCACTGGTTCGCTCTTTCAGCTCAACCGCCCGGAACCGCTTTGAGAACCGAGTGGCTGAGAAACAGAAAGTCTTCCAGGTAGGCGGAGCGGGGGCGGGCGAAGGGAAGAACCCTGACCCCCAAGCTCGGTCCTTGAGCCGAGTAGGGGCAGACGGGGAATACAGTCCACAGAGCAACGTGCACCCCTTTCTCATTGCTCGCTCCCACCACCCAGGCGGACAATGACCTCCCAGTACACTTGAAGGGCGGGGCAACAGACAACATCCTGTATCGACTGACCATGGGCCTGTGTCTAGGGGGTGAGTGCAGGGCCTGGTGGGCCTGAACTGCGCAAggagggatggggggcggggggggggtggcgcgggGCTCGAGCTGGAGTGAGAAACGGGCTGGTTTCTGGGCTGAGGTCTGGGGAGAGGGCTAGTGACTGGGCAGGGGCTTAGGGAGGGGGATTGGGTTCTGGGCTGGCCAGGTTTGGGGATTGTCCAGGAGTCCACGCTGGCATATAGGAAGGTAGCACCTAGAGCTTGGGCTCCTGTCCCAGGAGCGGGTGGCGGGGGGGGCAAGGCAGGAATTGTGGAGAAAGCTGGAAGCCTGGTCTGGACCAAGGCTAGGGGATTCTGTACCTGAAGTGCAGTTTAGGAAGGGAGCTGGAGCCTGATCTGGGGATAGGATCCAGGCTGGTGATAAGGAGCCTACACAGGGCCTTCAAAGCCTGAGATGGGGTTCAGGGAAGCAATTAGGATCTCACTCTTTGTCACCATACTCCCTCTCTAGGCACCGTCTATAGCC from Panthera tigris isolate Pti1 chromosome E2, P.tigris_Pti1_mat1.1, whole genome shotgun sequence includes these protein-coding regions:
- the LOC102969642 gene encoding cytochrome c oxidase subunit 7A1, mitochondrial, translated to MRALRVSQALVRSFSSTARNRFENRVAEKQKVFQADNDLPVHLKGGATDNILYRLTMGLCLGGTVYSLYCLGWASFPHNK